The nucleotide window TTCCAAACCCTTCGTCACAACCTCCGACAAGTCCTTCGACAAGCCCTCCAAACGAGAACAATCTTTCAAACGAGGACAATCTTCCAAACGAGAACAATTCTCCGCCCCAGAAAGGCAGCGCTGGCATTGGGCACAATCCACGAACCGCCGTCTTATCACCCGACGTGGATGGTATTTTGCTGTCCGCTGGAACGCCCTTCTTCAGTTCTCCAAGCGGACGGCATGCTCTCGTCCTGCAAGATGatggcgacctcgtcctcaaCCGCGTGGACGCCGACGGAAGCTCCCACCCCCTGTGGTGGACGGGTACCGGCGATAAACACAAGGGTGGGCGTATCCTTTACGTTGACAAGCAGAAAGGTCATATCCGTATTGTTTTGAACGCCATGTTGAAGAACACTTGGACGACGATATGGCACAGTGACCTGGAGCCGGCGTGTAGAAAAGCCAACAGTGGCATCGTAAAGCGCGACGGTGAGAGCAACCAGCCGCAGTCGACAGGAATGCTGGAGAGGGAACCCGGGCAACTCGAGCTCTCGGACAATGGAAGGCTCTCAATCGCCGGAATGTGCGACCTCTATGTCGCGCCGAGGGAGCGTGAGAAAGAGCGCAGCctggccgtcatcgtcgcggGGCTGTATAGGACCAACCACGTCACCTGCAAGACGCACATGGATAAGCTCGTGGCCAACCACCCGTCCTTTTCGAGGATCGATGTCTTTGTGTATGCGCTCTTCGAGCCCGCCGACGTTGACTTGTTCAAACGTACCAAGGAGTCTATCGAGGCGGAGCTGCGGGAATGCTACGGCTCGCACCTTCGGTCTGTCGATGTTTTGCCTGTGGACCGAGTGGAAATAGACTTTCCCGGTGGCAAAAACGCGACAGCGGCGACGCCGTGCAAGGGAAAGCTGCGGCGGCTGAACAACCAGTTGAAGACGGTTTCGTTGGCGGCGCAGCAGTGGTGGGCTTGGAGCATCGCGAACGGATATATCCACGACACGATCCTGCGAATCCGCACCGATACGTCGTTCTGGGAGAGGCCAGAATTCAAGAGCCTGGAAGAGCTGGGGCAGAACACGCTCGTCCTGCCGCATCCGCGTGGCGAGCACTACTTTTACTGCGCCCGGATGAGCGGGCGAGTGAGTGTTGGTAAGTGAAATGCGATATGCCTACCTGAAGAGGCTTCTTTCGCCTTGTACAAGGGCCGAGGCTGACTGCTGCACCTGAACAGGACCAAGCGATCAAATCGCCTACGGCAGCGCGGCTGCTATGGGCCATTGGCTATACATGTACGACCGGTTCAAACAGATGGTGGACCTCGCGGCGGATGCCTCCAGACCGGCACTACGCGACTTCTCGGGGTGTGAGGTGATGCCCTCGGGTCCGTTGGCAAGCGACTGCAAAAAACCGGCGCCGTGCTCAATAGAATGTTTGGTCGGGTGGTTCCTCGATGCTCGCGGGGTGGACTTCCACATCGAATGGGGCTGGCAGCAGAGCCTGTGGAGGTGGAGAGACATCGGACCGGTTGGGGCAGAACAGGAGAGGCAGGCTGATATTGATGATGAGGTTGAAGAGGACGGGATGCTGTGGGGATAAGAAGCTGATATATCTGAAGCGACGGGAGGATATTTTTTCAATTTATCATAGTATGTTTTTGGGGAAGCGTGGTGTTTGGCTTTGGATTTGGGGTTGGGGTTGTGAATGGGATTCAATGTCGTTTGCATACGCGTGGAACGTTGCATCCGGGCTGAACAAGAAACCAGAAACAGAGAGGCTTGAACAGGAAGCACTTGAGACTCGGGGTGGAACATAGTGAACCCCTTTGAGGAGAAAAACCAAACAAGAAATCCCCGATAACTCTGCAAGGGTAATGACGAGATAAAAAAATTCGGTCAGTCGAATAAGCCATTCACAATCCAACGGGACATTGTGAGGTAAATGATGCCATCACGAGGGTTGCTTACTTTCTACGGTGAAATATCTATAGGTAACCCGTAACCGACGCGGAAGCACACGATGTTGTCAAGGCACGCAGTGAAGATGCACAAAGGCCTTTTCGGATGAGATAAGTATTGATGTATCTCCATGGACGACGTATTCAATGAGATGTCGTCGACCTTGGGGTTTGCGTAATACCGGTGGAGTTGGGAGAGTAACAGGAAGGCTTTCGTTCTTCAGGGGGTGGGAAAATCGGCGGGGTAAATAGGGATGTGTGGGTCGTTCGTTCCTTGTTCTTGCCATTTTGGGACAGCACCGTGGTTGTTGTGGAGGTACCTTGGGTACCCAGGTACCTAGTAGGCATTTGTTCGTTCCTCTCTACCCCCTCAGCTTTTTCTACCTGAGTACCGTGGAACAAATTGAGGGTAGTCATCGTGGCATTTAAAATAGGCGACAAAGCATGCAAGACTTGATATATTGACTAGTTGATTCAGATAGCAAGGCTGGAGGGCACAGAGGAATACTTGGGAACGCCGGCTTGATGGCGCAGTGGCATCGCAGCGCCGTTTAGTCAATGTCGAGGGAGCAAACCTGGGTAGCTGCCTAGGTACTTCGCATAACTGGTTCAGacacctaggtaggtaggtagtaaACAATAAAGAAAGAGAGGGCCGAGCATTTGAACCTGGCCCAGACGCTTCGATTTTCGCGCCAGTTACACAGGCCGTTTTGAGAAAGACGGTCTGGGCAGAGCCAATGCCATGCAATGTGGATGACACCACCCGACGATGGCCGCTGTCACCAAGACTTTGAAGCCTCTTGGCGAGTGAACGAAACGGCTCTTCATAGTAGCCGGGCGAGCGATTGCTAGGTACGTGCTCAGTTGCTTCTCAAGTACGacttggggggagggggatcTCTTGGGCGCCCATGGTTCTCCGAAGTCCTCATGTGACTCGGATGTTGTGCCGCCCGCCTGCAGCCACTCATTTCCAGTTTCTTACCGTTCGGTTGGCAATGGGCAGCAGGACAGGACGGGCAACCGACGTTCTGGAGCGGATGATGTCCGAATTTGACTGACCTTACCTTCCTACGGGGTCCCGTGTCAACGAAGATGTGAGCAAAGCCAGTCCCTGACTCCCGTCGCATAGAATGCCGTTAAGCTGTGAAAGTCGGGCTTGGATTTGGACGTCGAGAGAAGCTGAAGTGGGACGAATCCAATGTAGGTTTGGGGGCCGAAGAGCTCTGATCCCCAGCCAGGTAGCCGTCACATGTCGATGTCACCTgcgatgatggcctcgatCCGGGACATGCGCGCAGCGCAGGCATTGACACACCCTTGACCCAGTGCAAAGCTCTTCCCCCTgcactttttttttttttaatttttaCCGAGGGGCTCTCGCGCATCCGTAATCGCAATTTTCATGAACTGGCCCTGAAGAGACCCTCGCCTCGGCATCCCCAGACAGACGTTATAGGACAGAAAGTGACCAACGACCACCTTACTGGCACACTGGGCAACTTTCAAGATTGCCATCACACCTTAGCCGAAATGGCCCGTCTTCAGGCtgcccccttcccttcttctgATCTATCCATCCACCAACTGGGCTGAAGAAAGCGGCCGGAACGACGGCCAGCTTCTGTCGTCCAAGGGACAAGGGGGAACAGCGCGCTGTGGTGCATTGGCGCCGCTTACACGCAGCTGGCTCCCGGCCAATTCAGGGGATCTGGCCAATCAGAGGAGAAGGATGACCCCTAATGTGCCCGTCGCTTGAATCCGTCTGAAGACGCTATTCCTGTTCCTGATCACCCACCAGTGTGGTTCATTTTGCCGTGCAGAACCAGCACAAATGGGCTAATAGTTGCACTGCACTGAATAGGCGCTTGCCCATTCGGGAAGCGGCGCCTCTCGGTGGGCCCACagccgcccacgtcgtctCTAGGTACTGCAGTACGCatacttacctacctacctacctaccttgcctacctaggtaggtcgGTACCTAACGTTCCTCCAGCGCCACTTCACCTACGTTCACCACACCGTCGTCCGCGCCATCTGCACACCCACTCGCCATCACACACATCCTCCATCCACAATCACCGCTACAACTGTGCCGCTCGTCGGTCTTGATGCGATGCCTTGCTGACCTACccagctacctacctacctaccttgtCACCCATGCCTACCTTTCAAGCGCGAGGTAGTTTGCAttaggggaggggaggggagattGGTCTCCTGCGCCTCCACCACCATGGACTACACCCGCGATGTGTCGACTCTAGGCGATATTTCGACGCCCGATGTAGTTAGTCGCTACATCGCCAGATGTTCTCTGGGGGAGAGGCAATGGTTCCGTTATGAATGGGAGCCCTTCTCCCGCTGCTTGCCTGGAacccttctctcttttcttgcTTCTTCTTTACCCCCATCTCTGCAACTGTCAAGAAGCCAGAGACGACGGCGTGCGTTCTCAGTCGTGCAGACATCTTTGTCTGCGTCCTTTCGTTGATCCCAGATCACCATCACACTCTTtccacggcctcggccaccttACAATCATTGCATAATACCTATACACGGATACTCCCTAATTCCCTAATCACCAACAACCGTAAAAATGCTCTTCAAGAAGTCtttccttgccgccgccgcggccatcAGCCCGGCCCTGGCACATTCCTCATCGCAACCCCAGAGCAAGGCTCCTTCGTCCTTTGGGGGACTCAGCCTTTACTGGGGACAGTACGGGGATCCTTCCGATCGGCTGTCCAGCTACTGTGATGCCCCCGGCGTCACCTCCGTTGCCGTGTCTTTCGTTACATACTCTCCCAAGAACAGCGGTGGATATCCCGGCACCAACTTCGCCGGCcactgcggcggcgaggtcttTTACAAAAACCCGAAGACTGGCGAGGACACCAAGTTGATCATGAACTGCGACTACATCAAGCAGGACATCAAGCACTGTCAGTCCAAGGGCATCAAGGTCCTTCTGGCTATCGGTGGCTACTGCCCGACTGATGGCCCCTGCAGCTACGACATCTCcagcgaagacgagggtCACCAGTTCGCCGAGCTTCTGCACAAGACTTTCGGTCCTTACGACCCGACATGGTCCGGCCCCCGTCCCTTCGATATCAGTGCCACCGAACACGTCTCTGTCGACGGTTTCGACTTCGACCTCGAGTTCAAGTACCGTAGGTTCCAGACCCGACTCCAGGCAGTCTGCCCCTTATTCGTGATGCGAGTGACTAACACGGCCCACAGCCAACCAGAAGCCCTGGATCAGGATGGTTGAGAAGCTCCGCAGCGTCGGCATCTACTACATCTCTGCCGCCCCCCAGTGCCCGACTTCGGACACATACTTCCAGCTCAAGGAGCTCATCTACAACGCCCAGTTCGACTCTCTCTTCATCCAGTTCTACAACAACCCCGGCTGCCAGGCCTCCGATACCCCCAACTACGACGATTGGGAGAACGTTATCTCGCAAACCTCCAAGAGCAAGGACGCCAAGCTCTAcatcggcgtcctcgccagCCCCGGTGCGGGGTGGAACGGCTATGTACCTCCTTCCAGGGTCAAGGAGCTGATCTGCAAGTTCAAGAGCAGGCCGCACTTCGGAGGCGTTTCCATCTGGGACGCGACCCGTGGCGCCATGAACCAGATCGACGGCCAGGCCTTCCACGAGGCCGTCGCAGATGCTCTCAAGTACGGCTGCGATCCCATTCCTCCCAAGACGTCAACCACCAgcgtctcgacctcgaccccAACCTCATCCTTGGTCTCTTCGACCGCCACCTCGTCTACCGCCGTCTCCACGACTTCTTCGGCCAGCTCCAGCGTTAGCTCTGAGTCTGTCAGCTCCAGCCACTCGGCGTCTgcttcggcttcgtcgtctgGCTCTGCCTCCGTTTCTGCCTCCGTCTCAGCTTCCGCTTCCGCCTCCCAAACCGGTACTGAATCCGTGTCTACTTCCACTTCTGCCAGCGTctctgcttctgcttctgccagcgcctccgtctccgacTCGGCTACTCACACCAGTACCATCACTTCACTGAGCAGCAGTGCCAGCGTTTCCGCCAGCGCCTCTGCTTCTGCCAgcgcctccgtctccgacTCGGCTACTCACACCAGTACCATCACTTCACTgagcagcagcgccagcgTTTCCGCCAGCTCTTCAGCAACCAAGTCCGCTGCCACCTCCGACACATgcgatgaggatgacgaggactTCCCGACCACGACATTGAGCAACTCTCACTCTGCTACTCCCATCGTCACTGGTACCGTTACCGGCTCCACGAGCTCTGCTGATGTCACCAAGACGGCTTCCGACTCTGCCACCGGATCTGCCACCGGCTCAGTCTCGGACAAGCCCACCGGAACTGCTTCCGTCACCGAGTCTGCCAAGAACACCCTCACTTCCTCCGAGGAGCTGGTGACCAGCACCGTCTACACCACCAAGATTACCACCGTCACATCCTGCAAGCCCGAGGTGCCTTGCACTACAGGCCAGGTCGTCACGGAGACCGTCCCATGGTATACCACTGTCTGTCCAGCTACGTCTACGTCGTCTGTTGTTGCCGTGCCCACGACGACTgctcccccttctcctccccagTGGGTCACGAGCACCGTCTACGCGACCAACACCTACACCATCACCTCATGCGCTCCCGATATCCCATACTGTCCCGTTGGCCAGGTCACCACCGAGGTTGTCCCTGCCTACACCACGGTCTGCCCGTACACCAGCACAAcgcccgccggcgacggcggcagcaagcCTTCGGGCGACGCACAAGTCCCTTCCGAGCCGTCTGGCAATGTGCCTCACCCCCCCAAGTCTACCGGCGAGGCCCCTAAGCCCCCTGTTAGCCAAGGAGGTGACAAGCCCTCGGGCGACGTTCCCAAACCGACCGGCAGCCAGGGCGGCAACAAGCCTTCGGGCGACGCTCCCAAGCCGACCACAACCCCGACCGGACCTGGCGGAGAGAAGTGCCCCGGTGGAAAGCACTGCCcgggcggcgatgaggacaAGACAACATTCATCTACACGACGCTGACGGTCCCTGTCACAGTTGTCAAGCACAACTCCACAATCCTGGGTACGGGCTCCAGCTACAAACCCACCCCGACGGGCGGGTTCCCCAGCTACACTACGGCTGCTCCCTTGCCCAGCAAGCCGGTCCAGGCCGGAGCCGCCAAGATTGGTGGTTTGGGCATTGCGGGCTTCGCCGGTCTCGCCGCTGCTCTTCTTTTGTAGTGCGGAGGAACGATGATTTATGCgtcggaggggggggctcAGCATTTTCTTGGTTCGATTCATGAGATGTATAAACACGATTACTTTTCCGTACATGTGCTGCGCTTCAGTCACGTGAGAACGAGGGACGCGGTTCCTAGGATGTAAATGCTTTAATGATGTATTCGTCGGCCCACTACATAATTGGGCGACCTAATCAAGAAGAGTCCGGTCGAGAAAGGATACATGATGCATCTTCTTTCGCCGTGGGTTGAGGGTTTTGTTGCATAGGAATACCCGCATGGATAGGTGGTCGTGAATCTGAAGTCTTCCGTAAACATGGGCGAGTTTTGTGACAGGCGCATTGAAATCGATTATGCGGTAGTAGATACCAAGATAAGCTTCCCCGCTCTCCCACGTTCACGGCGGACGAATGCGCGGCGACCGGACGAGGGCGCCAAGGCgaagggatggatggatgacaGGACAGTTACTCTTCAGCTGCGCGTGCGGTACGGATACAGTGCAGTAGTTCTGGGTCAACGACCGCCACAGGGGTAGGGTGGGGTGTTGCGCTTTCACCTTCTCAGAGAGCAAAGTAAGATGCATACCGGAAAGATGACAGGTTCGCTTTATCCCGTTTCCATAGGTTCCATGGCACGGATATGGCGACGTCTCATTGGGCAAACGAACCGGTGCCGTGTGGTTTCGTCACCACGGGCCATGGGCCACACATCCAGGACGGGAACGTCATTACGTCGGGTTTGCTGCAAggacggaggggaggggatgagagagggggagagagaagggaaggggggtaAGCAAATTGGCAACTGATACTGATCAGGTTTAGGAGTTTTGTTTGAGTGATGATGGAGTGAGAGGGGTGAGGCCGCTTTCTAagatcgtcatcgtcgagaccAGGCCAGGGAAGTTTCTCAGGTCAACCAACGGGGCTATGTAAAATAGCGTCGATACCTTACGTTCGAGTCTTTCCTTTATTCCAACCTAAGGcgggttggggggggggggggggcggttgTTTTTGTCATTAAGACAGATAGTGGGGAACAACAATAAGGGACAAAGAAAGTAGCTGAATGCTACGGTCCAGTATCCATCCATACCCATCCCATCGCCGTGTGTCTCCAATCCAGCATTTATTTCCCCCCTTCGTCCTCGGTTTCGTTCTCGCACGACTGGTAGAAACTTGGCAGCAATAacaccaaccacagcaacaccaccaccaccaccgtcacaTCTAGCCACTTCTTTCCTCTGCCCTGATTTAGCGTACTTGAATACTCCCCTGCAACATCAATATCCATGGTGTAATTCACCATCGCCTGCAcctgtctttctctctctctacatCTCTCGCCTAATACTCTGTACTCACTAATCATCTcgctctccccctccccgtcatTGTCTGTTGTCTGATTCTCCCTCATCGCTCATCCTCTTCCGTCCAACCCACCACCCCTCTCCTCCACATCCATCCTCCCCCTGGCCTATCAGAAGGTCCAAGAGGCTCCAATTTCTCCTGCGAGGAGGCAtaacctacctacctacctttaCCCGTCAGTCCCCATCCATATCCATCCCTCCCTTCGACTCGCCTGTCCCTTATTCACCAGCTGCTCCATCCAGTCTACATTACCTACCCACTAAGTGCGGACCCAGACAACTCACATAAACTCACACTATCCTTACGAGAAAGTGGAGATCCCACTTCGCTGGCCCGCGTCGTAAGGTTGTTGCTCCGTCAGAAGCTTGGCTTCTTTGCTGCTCTGCAATATGTCGGACGCTGGCGATAGGTACGTGGACGATTTCTCCGTCTTTATGCATTCCACCTGCCCTCGGCTTCCATCACCACCTCACAAGTCCCCTTCGCTCCCAAACACCATTGCCTTCCACGGTACGGCACCGTTTCCCTTGCCGAGAGATACTGCTGCACACACACTACACGCGTCCTGCAGCGACTGCGACAGCAACTGCGACTGCAGCCCGACCTTGGCGACATACAGGCTAACCCTCTCCTGATTCCAGCACCCACAAGCGGTCAAAGTCGGCTgccgccctctccctcctgcGACGAAATCACTcccgcggcgacgaagatCCTTCCAACTCGGATGACGGAGCGCCGCTGACGTCGCCACCATCTGCAGCGACATCCCATACAAACATAAACATACCCATGGCCCAAAACGCCCCCCGCAGCAACGGGGCCAACAGGCTCTCCATCTCTCCTTCCATGGGCCGAACCCCCTCCCACAATAGCCCGCCGTCTGCGACTATCTCCAAGATGAGCActaccgctgccgccgccgccgctgctgctgcctcaCCGAGCGAGAAGGGCGTCTCCCTCGAGCAGTCTGTTCGTAAGTTCCGCATAGTCGAGGCCCTGCGAAGCGGCGACACTGCCTCCATTTCCAAAGCGATACGCGAcaccgccgagggcggcccGCGCACGAGCATCTCGTCCATCAACAC belongs to Colletotrichum higginsianum IMI 349063 chromosome 5, whole genome shotgun sequence and includes:
- a CDS encoding Endochitinase; this encodes MLFKKSFLAAAAAISPALAHSSSQPQSKAPSSFGGLSLYWGQYGDPSDRLSSYCDAPGVTSVAVSFVTYSPKNSGGYPGTNFAGHCGGEVFYKNPKTGEDTKLIMNCDYIKQDIKHCQSKGIKVLLAIGGYCPTDGPCSYDISSEDEGHQFAELLHKTFGPYDPTWSGPRPFDISATEHVSVDGFDFDLEFKYPNQKPWIRMVEKLRSVGIYYISAAPQCPTSDTYFQLKELIYNAQFDSLFIQFYNNPGCQASDTPNYDDWENVISQTSKSKDAKLYIGVLASPGAGWNGYVPPSRVKELICKFKSRPHFGGVSIWDATRGAMNQIDGQAFHEAVADALKYGCDPIPPKTSTTSVSTSTPTSSLVSSTATSSTAVSTTSSASSSVSSESVSSSHSASASASSSGSASVSASVSASASASQTGTESVSTSTSASVSASASASASVSDSATHTSTITSLSSSASVSASASASASASVSDSATHTSTITSLSSSASVSASSSATKSAATSDTCDEDDEDFPTTTLSNSHSATPIVTGTVTGSTSSADVTKTASDSATGSATGSVSDKPTGTASVTESAKNTLTSSEELVTSTVYTTKITTVTSCKPEVPCTTGQVVTETVPWYTTVCPATSTSSVVAVPTTTAPPSPPQWVTSTVYATNTYTITSCAPDIPYCPVGQVTTEVVPAYTTVCPYTSTTPAGDGGSKPSGDAQVPSEPSGNVPHPPKSTGEAPKPPVSQGGDKPSGDVPKPTGSQGGNKPSGDAPKPTTTPTGPGGEKCPGGKHCPGGDEDKTTFIYTTLTVPVTVVKHNSTILGTGSSYKPTPTGGFPSYTTAAPLPSKPVQAGAAKIGGLGIAGFAGLAAALLL